The Chiloscyllium punctatum isolate Juve2018m chromosome 15, sChiPun1.3, whole genome shotgun sequence sequence CAGAAACGTGGGGCACAACTACCACAACAGAAATTACAACACTGAACATGACACCAGAAACATCAACAGCAACTAATATATCAGAAACTACATCAGAGGCACCAACAATGGAAACATcaacacaatctaccacaccacaaacaacatcaccaactaccacaccagaaacaacacaatctaccacaccagaaacaacaACACAATTTAATACACCAGAAACCACttcacaaactaccacaccagaaacgacagcacaaactaccacaccaggcacaacaacacaatctaccactccagaaactacaacacaatCGACCACCCCAGGCACAACATCAaaaactaccacaccagaaactaaAACACAATCTACAacaccagaaactacaacacaaactaccacaccagaaacaacatcacaaactaccacaccagaaacaacaacacaaactaccacacccGAAACAGcaacacaatctaccacaccagaaaaTACAACACagtctaccacaccagaaacaacttcacaaactaccacaccagaaactacaacacaatctaccacaccaggcacaacatcacaaactaccagaccagaaactacaacacaatctaccacaccaggtacaacatcacaaactaccacaccagaaacaacaacacaaactaccacaccaaaaacaacaacacaatctaccacaccagaaactacaacacagTCTACCACAACAGAAACAacaacacaatctaccacaccagaaactgcaacacaaactaccacacaAGGCACAACTTCACAAACTACCACACAAGAAACAACGtcacaatctaccacaccagaaactacaacacaaactaccacaccagaaacaacaacacaatctaccataccagaaactacaacacagtctaccacaccaggcacaacatcacaaactaccacaccagaaacaacatcacaaactaccacacctgaaacaacaacacaatctaacacaccagaaactacaacacaatctaccacaccagaaactacaacacagTCTACCACACCCGAAACAacaacacaatctaccacaccagaaactacaacacaaactaccacaccagaaactacaacacaaactaccacacctgaaacaacaacacaaactaccacaccagaaacgaaaacacaaactaccacacctgaaacaacaacacaatctaccacaccagaaactacaacacagTCTACCACATCCGAAACAacaacacaatctaccacaccagaaactacaacacaaactgccacaccagaaactacaacacaatctaccacaccagaaactacaacacacTCTACCACACCAGGAACAAcatcacaaactaccacaccaggcacaacatcacaaactaccacgccagaaacaacatcacaaactaccacaccaggcacaacaacacaaactaccacaccagaaactacaacacaaaTTAATACACCAGAAACCACttcacaaactaccacaccagaaacgacagcacaaactaccacaccaggcacaacaacacaatctaccacaccagaaactacaacacaatCTACCACCCCAGGCACAACATCAaaaactaccacaccagaaactacaacacaatCGACAacaccagaaactacaacacaatctaccagaccagaaactacaacacaaactaccacactAGGCTCAACATCACAAACTACCACACTAGAAACTacaacacaaactaccacaccaggcACAACATCACTAACTACCACACCGGAAACAACATCACAATCTACCACGCCAGAAACAACATCACAAACTACTACACCAGAAACAACATCACAATCTACCACAGCAGAAACCATTTTACAATCTACCACtccagaaactacaacacaaactaccacaccagaaataacaaaacaaactaccacaccagaaactacaacacaatctaccacaccaggcacatcacaaactaccacacaagaaacaacatcacaaactaccacaccagaaactacaacacaatctaccacaccagaaacaacTTCACAATCTACCATgccagaaactacaacacaaactaccacaccagaaacaacaCAAACTACCTCtccagaaactacaacacaaactaccacaccagaaacaacagctcaatctaccacaccaggtacaacatcacaaactaccacaccagaaactacaacacaatctaccacaccaggaacaacaacacaatctaccacaccagaaactacaacacaaactaccacaccagaaacaacagctcaatctaccacaccaggtacaacatcacaaactaccacaccagaaactacaacacaaactaccacaccaggaacaacaacacaatctaccacaccagaaactacaacacagtctaccacaccaggcacaacatcacaaactaccacaccagaaacaacatcacaaactaccacaccaggcacaacaacacaaactaccacaccagaaactacaacacaaactaccacaccaggcACAACTTCACAAACTACCACACAAGAAACAACAtcacaatctaccacaccagaaactacaacacaaactaccacaccaggaacaacaacacaatctaccacaccagaaactacaacacagTCTACCACACCAGGCACAACATCAAAATttaccacaccagaaactacaacacaaactaccacacctgaaacaacaacacaaactaccacacccgaaacaacaacacaatctaccacaccagaaactagAACACagtctaccacaccagaaactacaacacagTCTACCACACCCGAAACAacaacacaatctaccacaccagaaactacaacacaaactaccacaccagaaactacaacacaaactaccacacctgaaacaacaacacaaactaccacatcagaaacgaaaacagaaactACCACACCTGAAACAacaacacaatctaccacaccagaaactacaacacagTCTACCACATCCGAAACAacaacacaatctaccacaccagaaactacaacacaaactaccacaccagaaactacaacacaatctaccacaccagaaactacaacacagtctaccacaccaggcacaacatcacaaactaccacaccagaaacaacatcacaaactaccacaccaggcacaacaacacaaactaccacaccagaaactacaacacaaacAACCACACCCAAAACAACAACACAATCTACCACAACAGAAACAACAACACAATCGACCACACCAGAAACAacaacacaatctaccacaccagaaattacaacacagtctaccacaccagaaacaacaacacaaactaccacaccagaaactacaacacagtctaccacaccaggcacaacatcacaaactaccacaccagaaataacatcacaaactaccacaccaggcacaacaacacaaactaccacaccagaaactacaacacaaaTTAATACACCAGAAACCACttcacaaactaccacaccagaaacgacagcacaaactaccacaccaggcacaacaacacaatctaccgcaccagaaactacaacacaatCTACCACCCCAGGCACAACATCAaaaactaccacaccagaaactacaacacaatCGACAACACCAGATACTACAACACAATCTACCAgaccagaaactacaacacaaactaccacactAGGCTCAACATCACAAACTACCACACTAGAAACTacaacacaaactaccacaccaggcACAACATCACTAACTACCACACCGGAAACAACATCACAATCTACCACGCCAGAAACAACATCACAAACTACTACACCAGAAACAACATCACAATCTACCACAGCAGAAACCATTTTACAATCTACCACtccagaaactacaacacaaactaccacaccagaaataacaacacaaactaccacaccagaaactacaacacaatctaccacaccagGCACATCACAATCTACCACACAAGAAACAAcatcacaaactaccacaccagaaactacaacacaatctaccacaccagaaacaacTTCACAATCTACCATgccagaaactacaacacaaactaccacaccagaaacaacaCAAACTACCTCtccagaaactacaacacaaactaccacaccagaaacaacaGCTCAATCTACCACACCAGGTACAACATCACAAACTACCACGCCAGAAACTACAAAACAATCTACCACACCAGGAACAacaacacaatctaccacaccagaaactacaacacaaactaccacaccagaaacaacagctcaatctaccacaccaggtacaacatcacaaactaccacactagaaactacaacacaaactaccacaccaggaacaacaacacaatctaccacaccagaaactatAACACAGTCTACCACACCAGGCACAAcatcacaaactaccacaccagaaacaacatcacaaactaccacaccaggcacaacaacacaaactaccacaccagaaactacaacacaaactaccacaccaggcACAACTTCACAAACTACCACACAAGAAACAACAtcacaatctaccacaccagaaactacaacacagtctaccacaccaggcacaacatcacaaactaccacaccagaaacaacatcacaaactaccacaccaggcacaacaacacaaactaccacaccagaaactagaacacaaactaccacacctgaaacaacaacacaaactaccacacccgaaacaacaacacaatctaccacaccagaaactacaacacaaactaccacaccaggaacaacaacacaatctaccacaccagaaactacaacacagtctaccacaccaggcacaacatcacaaactaccacaccagaaacaacatcacaacctaccacaccaggcacaacaacacaaactaccacgccagaaactacaacacaaactaccacaccagaaaaGACAACACAATCTACCACAACAGAAACTACAACACAATCAACCACCCCAGGCACAACATCAaaaactaccacaccagaaactacaacacaatCGACAacaccagaaactacaacacaatctaccagaccagaaactacaacacaaactaccacaccaggcACAACTTCACAAACTACCACACAAGAAACAACAACACAAACGACCACACCAGAAAAAACAACACAATCTACCACAACAGAAACTACAACACAATCAACCACCCCAGGCACAACATCAaaaactaccacaccagaaactacaacacaatTGACAacaccagaaactacaacacaatctaccagaccagaaactacaacacaatctaccacaccagaaactacaacacagtctaccacaccagaaacatcttcacaaactaccacaccagaacctacaacacaatctaccacaccaggcacaacatcacaaactaccagaccagaaactacaacacaatctaccacaccaggtacaacatcacaaactaccacaccagaaacaacaacacaaactaccacaccaaaaacaacaacacaatctaccacaccagaaactacaacacagTCTACCACAACAGAAACAacaacacaatctaccacaccagaaactgcaacacaaactaccacacaAGGCACAACTTCACAAACTACCACACAAGAAACAACGtcacaatctaccacaccagaaactacaacacaaactaccactccagaaacaacaacacaatctaccacacctgaaacaacaacacaatctaccacaccagaaactacaacacaatctaccacaccagaaactacaacacagTCTACCACACCCGAAACAacaacacaatctaccacaccagaaactacaacacaaactaccacaccagaaactacaacacaaactaccacacctgaaacaacaacacaaactaccacaccagaaacgaaaacacaaactaccacacctGAAACAACAACAaaatctaccacaccagaaactacaacacaatctaccacaccagaaactacaacacagTCTACCACATCCGAAACAACAACACAATCTACAacaccagaaactacaacacaaactaccacaccagaaactacaacacaatctaccacaccagaaactacaacacagtctaccacaccaggcacaacatcacaaactaccacaccagaaacaacatcacaaactaccacaccaggcacaacaacacaaactaccacaccagaaactacaacacaaacAACCACACCCAAAACAacaacacaatctaccacaccagaaacaacaacacaatctaccacaccagaaacaacaacacaatctaccacaccagaaattacaacacagtctaccacaccagaaacaacaacacaaactaccacaccagaaactacaacacagtctaccacaccaggcacaacatcacaaactaccacaccagaaacaacatcacaaactaccacaccaggcacaacaacacaaactaccacaccagaaactacaacacaaaTTAATACACCAGAAACCACttcacaaactaccacaccagaaacgacagcacaaactaccacaccaggcacaacaacacaatctaccgcaccagaaactacaacacaatCTACCACCCCAGGCACAACATCAaaaactaccacaccagaaactacaacacaatCGACAacaccagaaactacaacacaatctaccagaccagaaactacaacacaaactaccacactAGGCTTAGCATCACAAACTACCACACTAGAAACTacaacacaatctaccacaccagGCACAACATCACTAACTATCACACCGGAAACAACATCACAATCTACCACGCCAGAAACAACATCACAAACTACTACACCAGAAACAACATCACAATCTACCACAGCAGAAACCATTTTACAATCTACCACTCCAGAAACTACAACACATACTACCACACCAGAAATAacaacacaaactaccacaccagaaactacaacacaatctaccacaccaggcacatcacaaactaccacacaagaaacaacatcacaaactaccacaccagaaactacaacacaatCTATCACACCAGAAACAACTTCACAATCTACCATgccagaaactacaacacaaactaccacaccagaaacaacaCAAACTACCTCtccagaaactacaacacaaactaccacaccagaaacaacagctcaatctaccacaccaggtacaacatcacaaactaccacaccagaaactacaacacaatctaccacaccagaaactacaacacaaactaccacaccaggcacaacatcacaaactaccacaccagaaacaacatcacaaactaccacaccaggcacaacaacacaaactaccacaccagaaactacaacacaaactaccacaccaggcACAACTTCACAAACTACCACACAAGAAACAACAtcacaatctaccacaccagaaactacaacacaaactaccacaccaggaacaacaacacaatctaccacaccaggcacaacttcacaaactaccacacaagaaacaacatcacaaactaccacaccagaaacaacaACACAATCTACCACAACAGAAACTACTacacaatctaccacaccagaaactacaacacaatctaccacaccagaaGCTACAAGACAAGCGACCACACCAGTAACAacaacacaatctaccacaccaggcacaacatcacaaactaccacacccGAAACTACAACACGATCTACCACACCAGGCTCAACctcacaaactaccacaccagaaactacaacacaaactaccacaccaggcacaacatcacaaactaccacaccagaaacaacatcacaatctaccacaccagaaacgaATTCACAATCTACCACtccagaaactacaacacaaactaccacaccagaaataacaacacaaactaccacaccagaaacaacaacacaaactaccacaccaggcacatcacaaactaccacacaagaaacaacatcacaaactaccacaccagaaactacaacacaatctaccacaccagaaacaacttcacaatctaccacaccagaaactacaacacaatctaccacaccagaaacaacTTCACAATCTACCATGCCAGAAACTACAACAaaaactaccacaccagaaacaacaCAAACTACCTCtccagaaactacaacacaaactaccacaccagaaacaacagctcaatctaccacaccaggtacaacatcacaaactaccacactagaaactacaacacaatctaccacaccaggcacaacatcacaaactaccacaccagaaactacaacacaatctaccacaccagGCAAAACATCACAAACCACCACACAAGGCTCAACATCACAAACTACCACACTAGAAACTacaacacaaactaccacaccaggcACAACATCACTAACTAAcacaccagaaactacaacacaaactaccacaccaggcacaacatcacaaactaccacaccGGAAACAACAtcacaatctaccacaccagaaatTACTTCACAATCTACCACGCCAGAAACAACATCACAAACTACTacaccagaaactacaacacaatctaccacaccagaaaccacttcacaatctaccacaccagaaacaacaTCACAAACTACTACACCAGAAACAACATCACAATCTACCACAGCAGAAACCATTTTACAATCTACCACtccagaaactacaacacaaactaccacaccagaaataacaacacaaactaccacaccagaaactacaacacaatctaccatgccagaaactacaacacaaactaccacaccagaaactacaacacaatctaccacaccagaaacaacTTCACAATCTACCATgccagaaactacaacacaaactaccacaccagaaactacaacacagtctaccacaccaggcacaacatcacaaactaccacaccagaaacaacatcacaaactaccacaccaggcacaacaacacaaactaccacacaagaaacaacatcacaaactaccacaccagaaactacaacacaaactaccacaccaggaacaacaacacaatctaccacaccagaaactacaacacagtctaccacaccaggcacaacatcacaaactaccacaccagaaacaacatcacaaactaccacaccaggcacaacaacacaaactaccacaccagaaactacaacacaaactaccacacctgaaacaacaacacaaactaccacacccgaaacaacaacacaatctaccacaccagaaactacaacacaaactaccacaccaggaacaacaacacaatctaccacaccagaaactacaacacagtctaccacaccaggcacaacatcacaaactaccacaccagaaacaacatcacaaactaccacaccaggcacaacaacacaaactaccacaccagaaactacaacacaaactaccacaccaggcACAACTTCACAAACTACCACACAAGAAACAACATCACAATCTACCACACAAGAAACCACTTCACAAACTACAACACCAGGAACAacaacacaatctaccacaccagaaactacaacacagtctaccacaccaggcacaacatcacaaactaccacaccagaaacaacatcacaaactaccacaccaggcacaacaacacaaactaccacaccagaaactacaacacaaactaccacacctgaaacaacaacacaaactaccacaccagaaactacaacacagtctaccacaccaggcacaacatcacaaactaccacaccagaaacaacatcacaaactaccacaccaggcacaacaacacaaactaccacaccagaaactacaacacaaactaccacacctgaaacaacaacacaaactaccacacccgaaacaacaacacaatctaccacaccagaaactacaacacaaactaccacaccaggaacaacaacacaatctaccacaccag is a genomic window containing:
- the LOC140485871 gene encoding uncharacterized protein; the encoded protein is MLSSAGKNKIKHNPKQVLNNHPAEHDDVTPVAAMVDEGTTSKTTTPETTTQSTTPETTTQSTRPETTTQTTTLGSTSQTTTLETTTQTTTPGTTSLTTTPETTSQSTTPETTSQTTTPETTSQSTTTPGTTSQTTTPEITSQTTPETTTQTTTPGTTTQSTTPETTTQSTTPGTTSQTTTPETTSQPTTPSTTTETTTQSTTPETATQTTTQGTTSQTTTQETTSQSTTPETTTQTTTPETKLQHKTTTQTTTPKTTTQSTTPETTTQSTTPETTTQSTTSQTTTPETTSQSTTAETILQSTTPETTTHTTTPEITTQTTTPEKTTSQSTMPETTTQTTTPETTTQSTTPGTTSQTTTPETPETTTQSTTPGTTSQTTTPETTSQTTTPGTTTQTTTPETTTQTTTPETTTQTTTPETTTQSTTPTTQSTTPGTTSQTTTPETTSQTTTPGTTTQTTTPETTTQTTTPETTTTTPGTTTQSTTPETTTQSTTPGTTSQTTTPETTSQTTTPGTTTQTTTPETTTQTTTPGTTSQTTTQETTSHTTPGTTTQSTTPETTTQSTTPGTTSQTTTPETTSQTTTPGTTTQTTTPETTTQTTTPETTTQTTTPETTTQTTTPET